From Euzebya rosea, one genomic window encodes:
- a CDS encoding branched-chain amino acid aminotransferase: protein MQTTYTPTQEDTVVATSFGSAFAKVMAMATFTDGAFDEPVLGPVEPLQLSPAAHVLHYGSACFEGLKAHKGADGTVRIFRLEAHVARMQRSCRALFLPVPDADVLAGMITDVVRANLEEVPDPPGALYLRPAMIGTEPNIGAAARASNQGLLYVLASPVGDYFDSSKTLVLGVETDLPRTTPQFGEVKTGANYAMALGVTRRYAAEHGTDQVLFAPNGEVQETGAANFMMIEDRTIITRALDSSFLHGITRDSVLTLAKEHGFDVEERTITVEELTSRIGTAEAALSGTAAVLAPVGALVVDGERLTVRDGQPGPMTTELRAALTAIQRAEVEDTFGWTTPVTA, encoded by the coding sequence GTGCAGACCACGTACACACCGACTCAGGAGGACACCGTCGTGGCGACGTCGTTCGGATCCGCATTCGCGAAGGTCATGGCAATGGCCACCTTCACCGACGGGGCGTTCGACGAACCGGTACTGGGGCCGGTGGAGCCCCTGCAGCTGTCCCCGGCCGCCCACGTCCTGCACTACGGCTCGGCGTGCTTCGAGGGGCTGAAGGCCCACAAGGGTGCTGACGGGACGGTCCGCATCTTCCGTCTCGAGGCCCACGTCGCCCGCATGCAGCGGTCCTGCCGGGCGCTGTTCCTGCCGGTGCCCGACGCCGACGTCCTGGCCGGCATGATCACCGACGTGGTCCGGGCCAACCTCGAGGAGGTCCCCGACCCGCCCGGCGCGCTGTACCTGCGCCCGGCGATGATCGGCACCGAACCCAACATCGGTGCGGCCGCCCGTGCCTCCAACCAGGGGCTGCTGTACGTCCTGGCCTCCCCGGTCGGCGACTACTTCGACTCCTCCAAGACCCTCGTCCTGGGTGTGGAGACCGACCTGCCCCGCACCACGCCGCAGTTCGGTGAGGTCAAGACCGGCGCCAACTACGCCATGGCGCTCGGCGTGACCCGCCGGTACGCGGCCGAGCACGGCACCGACCAGGTCCTCTTCGCCCCGAACGGCGAGGTCCAGGAGACCGGCGCCGCCAACTTCATGATGATCGAGGACCGCACGATCATCACCCGGGCGCTGGACTCCTCCTTCCTGCACGGCATCACCCGCGACTCGGTGCTGACGCTCGCCAAGGAGCACGGCTTCGACGTCGAGGAGCGCACGATCACCGTGGAGGAGCTCACCAGCCGCATCGGTACCGCCGAAGCTGCGCTGTCGGGCACCGCGGCCGTGCTGGCCCCGGTCGGCGCGCTGGTCGTCGACGGCGAGCGCCTGACCGTCCGTGACGGCCAGCCCGGCCCGATGACGACCGAGCTCCGTGCCGCCCTCACCGCCATCCAGCGAGCCGAGGTCGAGGACACCTTCGGCTGGACCACCCCCGTCACCGCCTGA